DNA from Brassica napus cultivar Da-Ae chromosome C4, Da-Ae, whole genome shotgun sequence:
GTCGGTAGTAAGtgtaaaatcaattaaaaatagtGAAAGAAACAAATACTATCTCATATGGGTTCCTCTCGTTCCGTGCCATCGTATTTAGTTATTGCTGAATGTGCAGTGGGGTTTGGGTCCTTGTGGGGAGTCACTTTGGTcgtaacaatttaaaaaaaaaaaattaaatatgcttTCACATTATTGAAAGATTATATCAAAGTTAATCATAATGTGATAAACCCTAGAAGACGTCATACGACACGGCCCgtttctttctccttctcttcgATTCAACACAGTTTTTCGTTTAGTTTTGTGAAGACTTCTTAAAATATGGGCTAAATAATCATGTTCATGCATGCAAATCAATTTGTATTCAACTTCTCGTTTTGCAGGACGAAGTTAGAGCTGCTCCATCCATTAGTATATAAAGCTTCTTATcaccaaaataataattttatagcattatgtaattatataattaaattttaattatatttaaaagattAAGTTAGTGATGGAAAGACACATGACATTACAGGTGAATAAGATGTTCTTaaaattggtaaaaaaaaatactttgtgacTCTCTTtcctattttctttttatttttattttcttttaaaatttagataCCATAAACATACTTTCTTTGAAGTTGCTCTTATATTGTATAACTTTGACCATGATTAACCTAGAATTCTTAGAGTGGAGtttttagcggaagttaagaaactgtttcttaacttttaactaaaaaggctaagaaccggttcttagagttcttatttaagaaccggttcttaaataagaactctaagaaccggttcttaccttttttagttaaaagttaagaaacagtttcttaacttccgctaagaaccacATCCTAAGAACTTcaggttaatcatgctcttatacACAACATTTCCAAGCACCAAAAAGATCATATCTACTAAGATATACATTCAATTCATTATTCATATGAGgttgtttgttttggttttctatatttcatcatccaactcttttttttggtaCAACATTTTGCCCTCACATGCATCCACGTGGCTCAGTGATATTTTCCTTTATTCGTTCGTTTATTTATTTTCGTAAAGgtgaaaattatttatctttgggAATTAGGACTCATGTGGATAGGCCAAGAACTATATAAGATTGTCGGCATGTACAGTAAAGCATGTGTTATACCtacatttatatgaaaaatactaAGAGAGAGGGGCTAAACTTAGGTTAATCATATTCTTACATTATTCGTCTGCAGCAGCATAGTATTTAATAGAGGAAAtcactttaattttattttaagcttATATAAATCACAGTTAACAAATACATTGATTTATACGCCTTGTTAGTTGGACAATGGAGCAGATTTTCATTGCACATGAGCGGAGCAAATTGTCAAATCTAATTAGGTGCATATCAATTAagatatatttcatattttgtatatttgtaaatatttataaaaaattattaaaaaaatagaacaaacGATTTGGTAACCACAAGGAGcaaagttttaatatatatacggATGCGTGTTATCATTTATTTGAAAGAAAACGAACACAGAAAATAGGTAGACCCACTACATAATACGTACATAATATTAGTACAAAAGCATGAAAGAGACGTATcccctatatatatgatggCTGCGAACATTTTTGTAATTAGAGGAAAATacaaaacatgaattatatactCAGGTTAGTTTAACTATTTTTGGTTTGAAAAAGTTGTTTCAGTTATATAGTTTTCTGGTTAGAATGCGGCAGTGAGAGTAATTggtaaaatttgtaaatatattgacTATTTTTCCTGACTATTTttcctaaaatctaaaatatttttatcagtAAGTTAGGAAATGAAGCTTTTGAAAATGACTTCAACCAAAGTAAATTCCTTAAAAGTAATGAgattgtgtttcttttttttttttttaaagatatgaGATTGTGTTTCTGATGTTATATAATTAGTTATATCCATCAGCAAATCATCAACTTTCAGATAATAagtaaacaaaatcaaatcgaGTAGAATCACTAGTGCACTTGAATCATCAACGCTTTTCACAATATACACCACAACAGTTGCTGCAACCCCTAATGTTTATTATAACACGTATGTTAGCTTATATAATCACGAGAAAAAACGTGAAAAGTTCATTATTCGACGCTTGGTTTTCCAAAATCAACTTAATGGTCTTAAGAGCTGAGAGTTGATTCTGTGACATGTTAGACTAGAGTTCAATCACTCTAGTATCAATCGTGGTAACTCACGTTGATCTAGGTATTAGATGTTTTTTTCACATACTACGTACGTGGATCAGTTAAATTTTTGACTCATAGtctcttatatatataagttcAAATAACTCTTAACTTTTGAATACTAATAGACAGTAAGTGCATAGTGttaactatttttttcaaaagtatatagaaaaatattttttttttaaagaagaatGAATGTGAAGAGTAGGGTCGAGTCACTCACGGTGCATGGTCACTCTCTTTGCACGTTCTCTAGCCCTattctcttctctctccctTTCATTATCTCTCCCTATTAAAGACTCTCACCAGTCACAGACTCTAGAGTATGTGTGAGAGAGACAGAGTCGGAGTTTGCAATAGAGATCGCATTCATAACTATCAATGGACGTCTATGGCTTATCTTCACAAGACTTACTTAGAGTCGATGACCTTCTTGACTTCTCCAACGAAGACATCTTCTCCGCCTCTTCTTCCACTTCCACCGCGGCTCCGTCCTCCTCCTCTTTCCCTCCTCAGAACCCTAACTACCACCATCATCTCCCTTCCTCCGCCGATCATTCTTTCCTCCACGACATCTGCGTTCCCGTATGCTCTCTCCAATGATCCAATCTTGAAAATGATATTCgattttcttgattttcttggattttgatatatatttttttcttgtgtagAGTGATGACGCAGCTCACCTGGAGTGGCTCTCACAATTCGTGGACGACTCCTTTGCTGATTTTCCGGCGAACCCACTAGGAGGAACTATGACGTCCGTGAAAACTGAAACCTCGTTTACGGGGAAACCAACAAGCAAAAGATCAAAACCTCCAGCTGCTTTGGTCGGAACATGGGCACCGATGTCGGAACCCGACCAGAATATTCATGTCACCGGGAGGTCCAAGCCTAAGAAAGAACACTCCAACGGAGGAGGAAGACATCAATCTTCGTCAGCGGAGACCGCGGAAGGAGCAGGGTTGAGGAGATGCACTCACTGTGCATCGGATAAGACGCCACAGTGGAGGACAGGACCACTCGGGCCTAAGACGCTGTGTAACGCATGTGGAGTCCGGTTTAAATCCGGTAGACTTGTACCGGAATACAGACCGGCTTCGAGTCCGACTTTTGTTTTGACTGAGCATTCAAACTCTCACCGGAAAGTGATGGAGCTGAGAAGACAGAAGGAGGTTATGAGACAACCACACCAAGTCCAacttcaccaccaccaccaccatccgTCGTTTTAGTCAGACGtcacctttttgttttttttgttcttcttggAGGGTTGGGTGGTCACGTGATGTGTCGCGAGTCTACTGGTGTTGATCACGTGACCGGCGACGATGGGAGCCTAAAGTTAGTGTTAAACACGAACTCTGCTAATAAATTCAACCTTGttaattgttattattaaaaattataaacacttTGGTTTGCCTTTTCTCCTACGTTATTATTTCAGCCTTATTTATCtttagaaaagaaaaggaaagagaatTACCATTGGAGACGATGAATTAGAAAATGCTTAGTTATTTTCAGAAGCATGCAactttagaatattttttagcATGATAAATTTTATTCGGAATGCATCATTTCAcgaaatttataaagtttttaccagttataatgatttttaaaaaatatatatttcaaagttATACACTAATGACATATCTAAGCAAAAAATGAATTTGAGACCGTAAAGTCTAAACCGGTTGTCTTAGATTTGACTTTAGTTTGATTACTctttcattaaaaatcaaacaaaagtaACTGGATTAAAGACACACACTCTTGGTGGGACAACATCATCATCAACTTGTATTGCTAACTATTTGCGAAAGAACCAAAAGCCCTTGAAAACATAAGACAAAATGGGATTATATCTTTCGcaattgaaaccaaacaaaaaagttAGTCAGAATCATGTTTTAGACATTTCATTCATAGTAGCTCTCACCTTCCTAATAATACCCATATTTAACATTGAGCTTGGATACAGAGCACATAAAGAAGTTTAGCATGTGGTTGAGAATGGTAATAACGATCCAGTCTTGGAAtgcaagaaaatacaaaaagaaaaaaaaactatgaatcCCCTTTTTGCTTAAAACACACTTACAAGTCTTAGAATGCAAGTCAGACAAAAATCCGAAtccaatttatttttgttatccagttaaaatcagatttttttcaTAAAGAATGTTAGGTTTTGAACCTTTTCTTAGTGCTTATACTAAGATTGAAATCTGATATCAAAACTTGTCTTTATTTACTCTAAAAAAGTGTTTCTTCAGAACAGCAATAGAGATTACAAGATAGCAAAAGAaggctctctctttctctccattTATAACACAATCACCATATCAACTTTCCTATTCTCTATTGTCTTTGTAAAAGACATTAACCGACGACactaaacaaagaaaagaataaCCAAACGTTTCTTCTTTGTACAGGATTGGGAGGTGGACATGGAGTTGGACCTTAAAGAGAATTGGGCTGAAGCTAGTTGGGCCCATCTTCAAAACAAAGAATTTAACGACAATCTACAACATTTTTGTTCAACCATGAAAAGTGTTTCAAACCCAATTTTTTACGGTGAATAAGTAACAATTAATTATCTTGGTCCACTAAAAgcaaaaaagaatatttatctTCAACGGTTAGTAGTTATCGGGTTGTGTGAGCCGTGAGGCAACgggtatattttgatttttttttttttttgtaaccaaacgggtatattttgatatttgcatttattgtttattttataaataaaaacaaaacaaaacaaaaaaaagaagtaaattgGGAGTAACGCACGAGTCAGTTACTTTCTATATATAGTTTGGTCACACTGCACAGAAGGCAAATAgtccaacaacaacaacgagaAAAATGTTGGAGAGTGAGAGAACAAAAGGAACGACTTGTCGTGTCAAGTGTGAGTGAGAAATGTTCTAGTTATTGGCTTTTACTTGATCTCGGGCAGTGAATCTGTATGGGGCTttcattcttctttttcttgggTTCGTCGATTCCGGTTTGCCTCTCGGGGGAGTGTCAGTTCTTGTTTTGGTTGTGGTGATGTTTCACTGCTTGTTTCCGGCTTCATCCAAGTTTGATTTTGCTGCTCTTTGATGTTGATTAAGGTTCTCGTGTCGTGTCTGCCTCCTCGTATGGTCTGCTAGGCCTGCGAAGCAGTGGATTCTATTTTCAGGTCTTCTCTTTGCGACGAGGTGAGCCCGTCAATGTCtgattctttcttcttttcttttttaaaccACTGTCTGATTCTTTCTATTACTGTCAAAAAAACGTGATGATAAAATTTCATGCCTTGTGGTAGGTTGTCAATATTGGATCACTGATAAAATTGGATATATCCATTTCGTCTGGCCATGTCATTGACGTGGTCATTACTGTCAGGGCCGTCGTCTTTCTCCATCCTAAACTGATTTGCAAGGTATTATGGTCTTCTTtgctaacatatttttttatcagaatatttttttcacaaattttgtttttaaataaaacctttcaaaaattttaggtggaaaattctattttacttTACTGATAATGAAACATTAATGTATAGCTAGACTCTGAAAGGacgggtatatatatatatatattttttaagaaatttaatttttatatttgtgttattttttataatcaaatttttatttaatttaaaataaattttagtaactatattaaatatgtcaagTTGCATAACTATACACTTGTGTCATATGCAtgtcataaattatttttaaactttatttctaaagtttgcaacatattaaattttcttaataattacCTAACATAATTAGTCAAGAATATT
Protein-coding regions in this window:
- the LOC106395218 gene encoding GATA transcription factor 2; translated protein: MDVYGLSSQDLLRVDDLLDFSNEDIFSASSSTSTAAPSSSSFPPQNPNYHHHLPSSADHSFLHDICVPSDDAAHLEWLSQFVDDSFADFPANPLGGTMTSVKTETSFTGKPTSKRSKPPAALVGTWAPMSEPDQNIHVTGRSKPKKEHSNGGGRHQSSSAETAEGAGLRRCTHCASDKTPQWRTGPLGPKTLCNACGVRFKSGRLVPEYRPASSPTFVLTEHSNSHRKVMELRRQKEVMRQPHQVQLHHHHHHPSF